A portion of the Ferrimonas lipolytica genome contains these proteins:
- a CDS encoding helicase-related protein, translated as MPQVLALPQWWHCSSIVVVMSLLLPIDSLHSHFVTALTQNHLVVEAETGSGKSTRLPLWAAEQGKVLVVEPRRIACTALAEFVGQGRADVGYSIRFDNQVDDNTRVAFVTPGVALSWYNENRLADFTTVIIDEFHERRWDTDLLLALLQKGAGHRLVLTSATVDGERLANYLGGERLYAEGRRFDVDISYQAKDSQSLPSDRDLVSRLKSALLSHIDNDHGDVLVFLPGRKEITQAQASLTSALPNCLLLALHAGVTKAEQQLALAPNKQRRIVLATNVAETSLTIPGVTLVIDSGLERRTSQRNGRTVLGLTRISKASAQQRAGRAGRIAAGRCVRLWGQFAPLEALTPPELQREELVEPMLAAACAEQALGQLTFVDTLPPKSLQLAAAKLQQMQAIDVDGKVTAHGRRLYRLPIDTQFAHLISAMENKTNQEAMVDLVAALSIGQRLWQAPKGEEAMKALQQWQPIPCDATTLVKIVRESAPEALTVDANMRAEARQMAQQIRSTLNLPQLQAASYLDRPSWLAAILAAMPELAFVRRTKRREALGNGSVEVSPSRDTRFNDEAEAALVLDQFALPGRGVRQTLNLATCMMPISLAQLCEAQLGHEQLSERRADEQGQRLHERIYAGRVIGSQWRTVEGELGIELLVEQILTGKKMTPVGARLQADAQAWALYLALGEADGEPIEPQQWLLQQLQDLGVESAEDLLLLEVDDLKFDGVPEWQRAEFEQRFPQQLTLAELKLTVEYQPRGKLVTVVYASGRRKMDPKRWELPKWSGWRVKYRKASRVVDVR; from the coding sequence TTGCCTCAGGTACTGGCTCTGCCACAATGGTGGCACTGCTCATCTATCGTTGTTGTTATGTCGCTGTTGTTACCTATCGATTCACTTCACTCTCACTTTGTTACCGCATTAACGCAAAACCATTTGGTGGTTGAAGCGGAAACCGGCTCGGGCAAATCAACTCGATTACCGCTGTGGGCGGCAGAGCAGGGCAAAGTATTGGTGGTTGAGCCGCGACGAATTGCTTGTACCGCCCTCGCCGAGTTCGTGGGGCAAGGGCGAGCCGATGTCGGTTATTCGATTCGTTTTGATAATCAGGTGGACGACAACACTCGGGTCGCCTTTGTCACTCCAGGGGTAGCGCTATCGTGGTACAACGAGAATCGTTTAGCGGATTTCACCACCGTCATTATTGATGAGTTTCATGAGCGGCGCTGGGATACTGATCTGCTGTTGGCATTGCTGCAAAAGGGGGCTGGGCATCGTTTGGTACTGACGTCAGCCACGGTCGATGGTGAGCGCTTGGCGAACTATCTTGGTGGCGAGCGCTTATACGCCGAGGGGCGTCGTTTCGATGTAGATATTAGCTATCAGGCTAAAGATAGCCAAAGCCTGCCAAGTGACCGCGACTTAGTATCACGGTTGAAGTCTGCGCTGCTCAGTCACATCGATAACGACCACGGTGATGTGTTGGTGTTTCTGCCGGGGCGCAAAGAGATAACCCAAGCCCAAGCAAGTTTAACGTCGGCCCTACCTAATTGTTTGTTGTTGGCACTGCATGCAGGTGTAACTAAGGCCGAACAGCAGCTGGCGCTCGCGCCAAACAAACAACGGCGAATCGTATTGGCGACCAACGTGGCGGAGACTTCACTAACCATCCCTGGAGTGACCTTAGTGATTGATTCCGGTTTGGAGCGTCGTACCAGCCAGCGCAATGGCCGCACCGTGCTCGGGTTGACTCGTATCTCCAAAGCGTCGGCTCAGCAGCGCGCGGGTCGTGCTGGCCGTATTGCCGCCGGACGTTGTGTGCGACTGTGGGGCCAATTTGCGCCGCTTGAGGCGTTAACGCCACCGGAGTTACAGCGAGAAGAGTTGGTTGAGCCGATGCTAGCTGCTGCCTGCGCTGAGCAAGCGCTCGGCCAGCTTACCTTTGTCGACACCCTGCCGCCCAAATCGCTGCAGCTGGCGGCAGCAAAGCTGCAGCAGATGCAGGCAATCGATGTTGATGGCAAGGTAACGGCGCATGGTCGTCGGCTCTATCGGTTGCCTATAGATACTCAGTTTGCCCATCTTATTAGCGCGATGGAGAACAAAACCAACCAAGAGGCGATGGTTGATTTGGTGGCGGCGTTATCTATTGGTCAGCGCTTATGGCAGGCGCCCAAAGGTGAAGAAGCAATGAAGGCGTTGCAGCAATGGCAACCAATACCTTGCGATGCCACCACCTTGGTTAAGATCGTCCGCGAATCGGCACCAGAGGCATTAACGGTTGATGCTAATATGCGCGCCGAAGCGCGGCAGATGGCGCAGCAGATCCGCTCCACATTAAATTTGCCGCAATTGCAGGCGGCATCCTATTTAGATAGGCCGTCATGGTTGGCCGCGATCCTTGCGGCGATGCCTGAGTTGGCCTTTGTTCGCCGTACTAAAAGGCGGGAGGCATTGGGTAATGGCAGCGTTGAGGTTAGCCCCAGTCGCGATACCCGCTTTAATGACGAGGCTGAAGCGGCGTTGGTGCTGGACCAATTCGCATTGCCCGGTCGGGGCGTACGCCAAACCCTTAATTTAGCCACCTGTATGATGCCAATTTCGTTAGCACAATTATGCGAAGCTCAACTTGGACATGAACAACTAAGTGAGCGCCGTGCCGATGAACAGGGGCAGCGATTGCATGAGCGCATCTACGCTGGCCGGGTTATTGGCTCGCAGTGGCGAACGGTCGAGGGCGAGCTTGGTATTGAGTTACTGGTGGAGCAAATCCTGACCGGTAAAAAGATGACTCCGGTTGGAGCACGACTACAGGCCGATGCTCAGGCGTGGGCGCTCTATCTTGCATTAGGCGAGGCTGATGGTGAGCCGATCGAGCCACAGCAATGGTTACTGCAGCAGCTGCAAGACTTAGGGGTAGAAAGCGCGGAAGATCTGTTGCTGTTGGAGGTGGACGATCTCAAATTTGACGGAGTGCCTGAGTGGCAGCGAGCGGAGTTTGAGCAGCGTTTTCCGCAGCAACTCACTTTGGCAGAGTTAAAGCTGACGGTGGAGTATCAACCTCGAGGCAAGCTGGTAACCGTGGTATACGCGAGTGGCCGACGCAAAATGGATCCAAAGCGATGGGAGCTACCCAAATGGAGCGGCTGGCGGGTGAAATACCGTAAAGCTAGCCGCGTGGTAGACGTTCGTTAG
- a CDS encoding SO_0444 family Cu/Zn efflux transporter, giving the protein MNTLLALASNFLDLFLDSAPWLLLGLFMAGMIKMFVPMSWMEKQLGGNGFKPTIKAALFGAPLPLCSCGVIPAAVGLRRSGASKSATTSFLVATPETGVDSVSVSYVLLGPFMAVVRPVAAVTSAIVAGLLVGRDDEPPKSGPAPKSCCSSKTEAATVEKSSGCCASKAEASKPEQSSCCSSKAKPTFTPMAAKEPSLAPMAMVAPAPAPAPSPKPTKAKTSSCCASTAADTKVKKAGGCCGSKKEVPKGLNVVQKLVAGIKYAADDLVKDTTLWLMVGLFFAALVNTFVPATFLAQWGTGIVAMLVMVLVSIPMYICATASTPIAAGLLLAGVSPGAVLVFMMAGPATNIATLGVVRNELGKRALWAYLGGVIGTAMVFGFAVDWAVLQFGFEVMPMVGEEHRMLPGPLVYGSGMLLAVLMIKGMLTKLPARLGATAH; this is encoded by the coding sequence ATGAACACCCTCTTGGCATTAGCCAGTAACTTCCTTGATCTGTTTCTAGACTCAGCCCCTTGGTTGCTGCTGGGTCTGTTTATGGCCGGCATGATCAAGATGTTCGTACCGATGAGTTGGATGGAAAAACAGCTTGGTGGTAACGGCTTTAAGCCAACCATTAAAGCAGCGCTGTTTGGTGCGCCATTGCCATTGTGCTCCTGTGGCGTTATCCCAGCCGCTGTTGGATTACGTCGCTCCGGCGCATCCAAAAGTGCCACCACCTCGTTCTTAGTGGCCACCCCGGAAACCGGCGTTGATTCGGTGTCGGTTTCATACGTACTGCTTGGGCCTTTTATGGCAGTAGTACGGCCAGTTGCAGCGGTGACCTCTGCGATTGTGGCAGGACTGCTGGTTGGTCGTGACGACGAACCACCAAAATCTGGACCGGCTCCTAAAAGCTGCTGTTCGAGTAAAACCGAAGCGGCAACGGTTGAAAAATCAAGTGGCTGCTGCGCGAGCAAAGCTGAAGCCTCAAAGCCTGAACAAAGCAGCTGTTGCTCCAGCAAAGCTAAGCCTACGTTTACGCCGATGGCGGCGAAGGAGCCATCATTAGCGCCAATGGCTATGGTGGCACCAGCACCAGCACCAGCACCATCACCAAAACCAACTAAAGCTAAAACCAGCAGTTGCTGCGCAAGTACGGCTGCCGATACGAAGGTAAAGAAAGCCGGTGGCTGCTGTGGCAGTAAGAAAGAGGTTCCAAAGGGATTAAACGTGGTGCAAAAATTGGTGGCGGGCATTAAGTACGCTGCTGATGATCTGGTTAAAGATACAACCCTCTGGTTGATGGTTGGCCTGTTCTTCGCCGCTCTGGTGAATACCTTTGTGCCGGCGACTTTTTTGGCCCAATGGGGTACTGGCATCGTAGCGATGTTGGTGATGGTGTTGGTTTCTATTCCGATGTATATCTGTGCCACCGCATCAACCCCAATTGCAGCGGGCCTGCTGCTCGCTGGTGTGTCTCCAGGGGCGGTGCTGGTGTTTATGATGGCGGGTCCTGCTACTAATATCGCAACCTTGGGTGTTGTTCGCAACGAGTTAGGTAAACGTGCTCTGTGGGCTTATCTTGGTGGTGTTATCGGTACCGCCATGGTGTTTGGTTTTGCCGTTGACTGGGCAGTACTGCAATTTGGCTTCGAAGTCATGCCGATGGTGGGTGAAGAGCACCGTATGTTGCCTGGCCCGCTGGTATACGGTAGCGGAATGTTACTGGCCGTGTTGATGATCAAAGGGATGCTTACTAAGCTTCCTGCGCGGTTAGGCGCAACCGCACATTAA
- the purH gene encoding bifunctional phosphoribosylaminoimidazolecarboxamide formyltransferase/IMP cyclohydrolase, translating into MNAPRPIRRALLSVSDKTGIKEFAQALSARGVELLSTGGTARLLADAGLPVTEVSDYTGFPEMMDGRVKTLHPKVHGGILGRRDQDDAIMAEHGIKPIDMVVVNLYPFAQTVAKPDCSREDAIENIDIGGPTMVRSAAKNHKDVAIVVNANDYDRVIAEMDAGEGSLSYNTRFDLAIAAFEHTSGYDGMIANYFGTMVPSYGDNKEGDAESVFPRTVNMQFEKKQDMRYGENSHQRAAFYVENNVQEASVATAIQLQGKALSYNNIADTDAALECVKEFTAPACVIVKHANPCGVALGENLLEAYDRAFKTDPTSAFGGIIAFNRELDAATASAIVARQFVEVIIAPSIADEAKAIVAEKKNVRLLECGQWDNRTTEFDIKRVNGGLLVQDRDQGMVELDDVKVVSKRQPTAEQLTDLMFCWKVAKYVKSNAIVYAKGGMTVGVGAGQMSRVYSAKIAGIKAADEGLTVPGSVMASDAFFPFRDGIDAAAEAGISCVIQPGGSMRDEEVIAAADEHDMVMVFTGMRHFKH; encoded by the coding sequence ATGAACGCACCTCGTCCAATCCGCCGCGCCCTGCTGAGCGTGTCTGATAAAACTGGCATCAAAGAGTTTGCCCAAGCGCTAAGCGCACGTGGCGTTGAACTGCTTTCCACTGGTGGTACCGCCCGCCTGCTGGCTGATGCAGGCCTGCCTGTCACCGAAGTCTCTGACTACACCGGTTTCCCAGAGATGATGGATGGCCGCGTTAAAACCCTGCACCCAAAAGTTCATGGTGGCATTTTAGGCCGTCGTGACCAAGACGATGCCATCATGGCAGAGCACGGCATCAAGCCTATCGATATGGTCGTAGTTAACCTCTATCCGTTTGCCCAAACCGTTGCTAAGCCTGATTGCAGCCGCGAAGACGCCATCGAAAATATCGATATCGGCGGTCCAACCATGGTGCGCTCCGCTGCCAAAAACCATAAAGACGTTGCCATCGTAGTTAATGCTAACGATTACGACCGCGTTATTGCAGAGATGGACGCTGGCGAAGGCTCGCTGAGCTACAACACCCGTTTCGATCTGGCTATCGCAGCCTTTGAACATACCTCTGGCTACGACGGCATGATAGCCAACTACTTTGGTACCATGGTGCCAAGTTACGGCGATAATAAAGAGGGCGACGCTGAGTCGGTATTCCCGCGCACCGTTAACATGCAGTTCGAAAAGAAGCAGGATATGCGTTACGGTGAAAACAGCCACCAACGTGCTGCTTTCTATGTCGAAAACAATGTACAGGAAGCATCGGTAGCAACCGCGATCCAGCTGCAAGGTAAAGCGCTGTCTTACAATAACATCGCCGATACTGATGCCGCCCTTGAGTGCGTAAAAGAGTTCACCGCCCCAGCTTGCGTTATCGTTAAGCATGCCAATCCTTGTGGCGTTGCCTTAGGCGAAAACCTGCTTGAAGCCTACGACCGTGCCTTTAAGACCGATCCAACCTCAGCCTTCGGAGGCATCATCGCCTTTAACCGCGAGCTTGATGCAGCAACCGCCAGCGCCATTGTTGCACGTCAATTTGTCGAGGTGATTATCGCCCCAAGCATCGCTGACGAAGCCAAAGCCATTGTCGCCGAGAAGAAAAACGTGCGTTTGCTTGAGTGTGGCCAGTGGGACAACAGAACCACCGAATTTGATATCAAGCGCGTTAACGGTGGCTTGCTGGTGCAAGACCGCGACCAAGGTATGGTTGAACTGGATGACGTTAAGGTTGTATCCAAGCGCCAACCAACCGCCGAACAACTAACCGATCTGATGTTCTGCTGGAAGGTTGCTAAATACGTTAAATCAAATGCCATCGTCTACGCCAAAGGTGGCATGACCGTCGGTGTTGGTGCCGGCCAAATGAGCCGCGTTTACTCCGCTAAGATCGCTGGCATTAAAGCTGCCGACGAAGGCCTGACTGTACCGGGTTCAGTAATGGCATCGGACGCCTTCTTCCCATTCCGTGATGGCATTGATGCGGCCGCTGAGGCCGGCATTAGCTGCGTGATTCAGCCTGGTGGTTCAATGCGCGACGAAGAAGTGATTGCGGCAGCGGATGAACATGACATGGTTATGGTGTTCACTGGCATGCGCCACTTTAAACACTAA
- a CDS encoding DUF1684 domain-containing protein yields MMRVAGIVASVLLLGGCLGGLSESQQQDKQQWLDWRADNDQHARDPHKSFLNIRDAKYLAVGESTWLQSQQSPEEIRWRDKMVGLDFGLTHSGDHAEIVWNHSSHTLNPGGELALSERLSVTVGELYQGGMRAFIRDNQHPKVASFDGYDFFPYNPDAKVDANFTAATPEAVMFQTVQGLKNRFYRIGQVSFKWQGTQVSMPAYHSEAEPPYQSLMLFFKDQTNGEQTYGGGRELYVEVPQGLDKPFALDFNYSGNFYCARSTFWNCPILRDPTLTVAITAGETYEKHQ; encoded by the coding sequence ATGATGCGAGTAGCAGGGATAGTGGCGTCAGTGCTGTTGCTAGGTGGTTGCCTAGGCGGTTTAAGTGAAAGCCAACAACAAGATAAACAACAGTGGCTAGATTGGCGTGCTGATAACGATCAGCATGCGCGAGATCCGCACAAATCGTTTTTGAATATTCGAGATGCCAAATATCTAGCTGTTGGCGAATCGACTTGGTTGCAGAGTCAACAAAGCCCCGAGGAGATCCGCTGGCGTGACAAGATGGTTGGTTTGGATTTTGGTTTAACCCACAGTGGTGATCATGCCGAGATTGTCTGGAACCATAGCAGTCACACCCTCAACCCCGGTGGAGAGTTAGCGCTGAGTGAGCGCTTATCGGTTACCGTTGGTGAGTTGTACCAAGGCGGCATGCGCGCCTTTATTCGAGATAATCAGCACCCCAAGGTAGCCAGTTTTGATGGCTATGATTTCTTCCCTTACAACCCAGACGCTAAGGTCGATGCCAACTTTACCGCGGCGACACCAGAAGCGGTGATGTTTCAAACCGTGCAAGGGCTGAAGAATCGCTTCTATCGTATTGGTCAGGTCAGTTTCAAATGGCAAGGGACGCAGGTGTCGATGCCGGCTTATCATAGTGAAGCTGAGCCGCCGTACCAATCACTGATGCTATTCTTTAAAGATCAAACCAATGGCGAACAAACCTATGGTGGTGGGCGAGAGCTTTATGTTGAGGTACCCCAAGGGCTAGATAAACCGTTTGCGTTGGACTTTAACTACAGTGGCAATTTCTATTGCGCCCGTTCGACCTTTTGGAATTGCCCAATACTACGAGACCCCACCCTAACGGTGGCCATCACTGCTGGCGAAACCTATGAGAAACATCAATAA
- a CDS encoding DUF4136 domain-containing protein, with the protein MNHITRLALLLAPLIIAGCSSNKIDIDYQTDVDFNQLNSFVVASSGDAQEPLMMARLIEAATANLANRGWQQTDSEQSNGVTVYISTNKELRAKDPDMKIGVGGGSFGSSGGVSGGVNIPIGASEEQILLLRLDLVQQGELLWRGNNEMRLRGNDSPQKRNSKLTTLVEQLLGQFPPQPVN; encoded by the coding sequence ATGAATCACATTACACGGTTGGCCCTGTTGCTCGCCCCACTTATTATTGCTGGTTGCAGCAGCAATAAGATCGACATCGACTATCAAACCGATGTCGACTTCAATCAACTTAACAGCTTTGTCGTTGCCTCCAGCGGTGACGCTCAAGAACCATTAATGATGGCGCGGTTGATTGAAGCTGCTACTGCTAACTTGGCGAACCGCGGTTGGCAACAAACCGACAGCGAACAAAGTAATGGCGTTACCGTCTACATCAGTACCAACAAAGAGTTACGCGCTAAAGATCCGGATATGAAGATTGGTGTTGGCGGCGGCAGTTTTGGCAGTAGTGGCGGAGTCAGCGGTGGCGTAAACATCCCCATTGGCGCCAGTGAAGAGCAGATTTTACTGCTCCGTCTGGACCTCGTTCAACAGGGAGAATTGCTCTGGCGTGGTAACAACGAGATGCGGCTAAGAGGTAATGACTCACCACAGAAGCGCAATAGCAAACTAACCACACTGGTCGAGCAGCTACTTGGTCAGTTTCCGCCGCAGCCAGTCAACTAA
- the purD gene encoding phosphoribosylamine--glycine ligase, with protein sequence MNVLIIGSGGREHALGWKAAQNPAVETVFIAPGNAGTATEPKLKNVALSGNDALVAFAQQNNIELTIVGPEQPLVDGVVDAFQAAGLTIFGPTAAAAQLEGSKAFTKDFLARHQIPTGAYQNFTEIEPALAYLQQMGAPIVVKADGLAAGKGVIVAMTLAEAEAAVRDMLAGNAFGDAGHRVVIEEFLEGEEASFIVMVDGDNIVPMATSQDHKRVGDGDTGPNTGGMGAYSPAPVVTSAIHNRIMAEVIRPTVTGMKAEGHAYTGFLYAGLMIAADGTPKVIEYNCRFGDPETQPIMLRMQSDLVELCLAGANGELAGKEAKFDPRAAVGVVLASGGYPASYDKGFAISGLRSNYVEGEKVFHAGTATQDDTIVNVGGRVLCATALGSSVTAAQQRAYLLADEISWNGMFTRRDIAYRAIAREQS encoded by the coding sequence ATGAACGTGTTAATTATTGGCAGTGGCGGTCGTGAGCACGCACTGGGCTGGAAAGCGGCGCAGAATCCAGCGGTTGAAACCGTGTTTATCGCCCCGGGTAACGCCGGTACAGCAACTGAGCCAAAGCTTAAAAATGTCGCACTAAGCGGCAATGATGCCTTGGTTGCGTTTGCCCAACAGAACAACATTGAGCTGACTATTGTCGGCCCAGAGCAGCCGCTGGTTGATGGCGTAGTAGATGCCTTTCAAGCAGCGGGATTAACTATCTTTGGCCCGACGGCGGCAGCAGCGCAACTGGAGGGTTCAAAGGCCTTTACCAAAGACTTCTTAGCTCGTCATCAGATCCCAACTGGCGCTTACCAGAACTTTACCGAAATCGAACCGGCACTGGCTTATCTCCAGCAAATGGGCGCACCTATTGTAGTTAAAGCCGATGGCTTAGCGGCAGGCAAAGGGGTGATCGTGGCGATGACCTTGGCTGAAGCGGAAGCGGCCGTGCGCGACATGCTAGCTGGTAATGCCTTTGGCGATGCTGGCCACCGTGTTGTGATTGAAGAGTTTCTTGAAGGCGAAGAAGCCTCCTTTATCGTCATGGTAGATGGCGACAACATTGTGCCGATGGCCACCAGCCAGGATCACAAACGTGTCGGCGACGGCGATACCGGCCCAAACACCGGTGGCATGGGGGCCTACTCCCCAGCTCCAGTGGTAACCAGCGCGATCCACAACCGTATTATGGCCGAAGTGATTCGCCCAACCGTAACAGGCATGAAAGCGGAAGGTCACGCCTACACCGGCTTCCTCTACGCGGGCTTAATGATTGCTGCCGATGGCACCCCGAAGGTAATTGAATACAACTGTCGCTTTGGTGACCCTGAGACCCAGCCAATCATGTTACGGATGCAATCAGACTTAGTTGAGCTGTGCCTCGCTGGTGCTAACGGTGAGCTGGCTGGCAAAGAGGCCAAGTTTGACCCCCGCGCAGCGGTTGGGGTGGTATTGGCTTCCGGCGGTTACCCAGCAAGTTACGACAAAGGCTTTGCCATTTCCGGTTTGCGGAGCAACTATGTTGAAGGTGAAAAGGTGTTCCACGCTGGAACCGCCACACAAGATGACACCATCGTTAACGTTGGTGGTCGGGTACTGTGTGCAACCGCATTAGGTAGCAGCGTAACCGCAGCCCAGCAACGGGCGTACCTATTGGCTGATGAGATCAGCTGGAATGGCATGTTCACCCGCCGTGATATCGCTTACCGCGCTATCGCCCGAGAGCAAAGTTAA
- a CDS encoding lysine exporter LysO family protein, with protein MDTLIILSPLAVGYLIKLSKPQWLQQIDRSLTALVYLILAIMGMNLAGIDNLSDELNTITAVVATLVGLTLVANLALLPLIDRIWPLPIKTNNTVGHPLKMAAESLQLALVVLAGFVLGLFVKMSPTHLDQIAMSILMLLLLLIGIQMRASGMSWRQILLNPRGLAIAAIVLLTSLLAGAITALCYSMPIHHGLALAAGVGWYSLSGAMISQELGPIMGSIAFLSDLARELIAIILIPVLMQRSPASAIGYGGATAMDFTLPVIQRSGGPNTVPVAIVAGFLLSLAGPILIPLFLNW; from the coding sequence TTGGACACCCTGATAATTCTGTCGCCATTAGCCGTCGGCTATCTGATAAAACTGTCGAAACCTCAATGGTTACAGCAGATTGACCGCAGTTTAACCGCTTTGGTTTATCTTATTTTAGCCATAATGGGCATGAACTTAGCGGGGATAGACAACCTCAGTGATGAACTTAACACCATCACTGCCGTGGTCGCGACCTTAGTTGGTCTAACTCTCGTTGCGAACCTCGCCCTATTGCCATTAATTGACAGAATCTGGCCGCTGCCAATTAAGACCAACAACACTGTAGGCCACCCGCTTAAAATGGCGGCGGAATCATTGCAGTTAGCATTAGTTGTGCTGGCAGGCTTCGTCTTGGGGTTGTTCGTTAAGATGAGTCCTACCCACCTCGACCAAATCGCCATGAGTATCTTGATGCTGTTACTGCTGTTGATCGGTATTCAAATGCGCGCCAGCGGCATGAGCTGGCGGCAAATCCTACTTAACCCTCGAGGCTTAGCCATTGCTGCCATTGTGCTGCTGACCAGTTTGCTCGCCGGTGCCATAACCGCGCTATGCTATTCGATGCCGATCCACCACGGTTTGGCGCTAGCCGCCGGAGTGGGTTGGTACTCGCTTTCTGGTGCCATGATAAGTCAGGAGCTTGGGCCAATAATGGGCTCAATTGCCTTCCTGTCGGATCTGGCTCGAGAGCTGATAGCAATTATTTTAATTCCGGTGCTGATGCAACGCAGTCCTGCCAGCGCCATTGGTTACGGCGGCGCCACTGCTATGGACTTTACCCTACCCGTAATCCAGCGCAGTGGTGGCCCAAACACTGTGCCAGTAGCCATTGTTGCAGGCTTTTTATTGTCTCTGGCGGGGCCAATTTTAATTCCACTGTTCTTAAACTGGTAG
- a CDS encoding HAD hydrolase-like protein, which produces MQLSFSAWPAPSHSSLKYVVVMARYQGQWILSRHHQRQSWDIPGGKIDAGETAEQAAARELVEETGASQFTLEPIELYHVTDNAGHSASGLLCVAEISELGPLPIGSEMAEIQQVGAAPNATQFTHPLIQPHLFAQVELRMALLQRLKSYKHVVWDWNGTLVDDAPLAVDIVNQMLTKQQLPTTTLEHYRDQFCHPVSDYYAAAGFDFDRISFDEICSYFGKAYQANRDKLQLHPGCLFLLRQLATDHRQSILSAASQSSLEHCLEHHQITPLFDSVFGLDNHHAVSKVERGHELLTLAKIAKSDTIMIGDTDHDLEVAHALGIDCLLIACGHQSTATLRQLHTQVLPNWHAQIHN; this is translated from the coding sequence ATGCAACTCTCCTTCTCCGCGTGGCCAGCACCAAGCCACTCCTCATTGAAATACGTTGTTGTAATGGCACGTTATCAAGGGCAATGGATCCTAAGTCGGCATCACCAACGCCAGAGCTGGGATATTCCCGGTGGCAAAATTGACGCTGGCGAAACGGCAGAGCAAGCTGCCGCTAGAGAGTTAGTAGAGGAAACCGGCGCCAGCCAATTTACCCTAGAGCCGATTGAGCTATACCACGTGACCGACAATGCCGGTCACAGCGCGTCTGGGCTGCTTTGTGTTGCTGAAATTAGCGAGCTGGGGCCATTGCCAATCGGCAGCGAGATGGCAGAAATACAACAGGTTGGTGCTGCCCCCAATGCGACACAATTCACCCATCCATTGATCCAACCGCACCTGTTTGCCCAAGTAGAACTGCGCATGGCGTTATTACAACGGTTAAAGAGCTATAAACATGTAGTGTGGGATTGGAACGGAACCCTAGTCGATGATGCGCCACTGGCGGTGGATATCGTTAATCAGATGCTCACTAAGCAGCAACTGCCCACCACCACCCTAGAACATTATCGCGACCAGTTCTGCCATCCGGTCAGCGACTATTACGCCGCAGCCGGTTTCGACTTTGACCGCATTAGTTTTGATGAAATCTGTAGCTACTTTGGCAAGGCCTATCAGGCCAACCGCGATAAGCTTCAGCTCCACCCTGGCTGTTTGTTTTTGCTGCGGCAGCTAGCGACGGATCATCGTCAATCGATCCTATCGGCGGCGTCACAGTCGAGCCTTGAACATTGCCTTGAACATCATCAGATAACGCCATTGTTCGATTCGGTTTTTGGCCTCGATAACCATCATGCCGTCAGTAAAGTTGAACGAGGGCACGAGCTGTTAACACTGGCCAAGATAGCCAAATCCGACACCATTATGATCGGCGATACCGATCATGATCTCGAGGTTGCCCACGCACTCGGTATAGATTGTTTGTTGATTGCTTGTGGCCATCAATCAACCGCAACACTGCGCCAATTACATACGCAGGTGTTGCCTAACTGGCATGCACAGATCCACAACTAA
- a CDS encoding DUF2960 family protein, producing the protein MALKLQYTFKGETKTTGYANDKHFSMFEAAAKAEGFDIRQYQEMEHQVQMSTRDKKSHRDFRDNYFKNLGFSEVKVVREED; encoded by the coding sequence GTGGCACTGAAACTGCAATACACCTTTAAGGGTGAAACCAAAACCACCGGCTATGCCAACGACAAACACTTCAGCATGTTTGAGGCTGCCGCCAAGGCTGAAGGCTTTGATATTCGTCAGTATCAAGAGATGGAACACCAAGTACAGATGAGCACCCGCGATAAAAAGTCCCATCGCGATTTTCGTGACAACTATTTTAAAAATCTTGGCTTCAGCGAAGTTAAAGTAGTCCGCGAAGAAGACTAA
- the zntR gene encoding Zn(2+)-responsive transcriptional regulator: MYRIGELAKQYQINTDTLRYYEKNGLLVPSSRSDSGYRSYNEEDAKQLRFILRAKSVGFSLTEIQELINIDHNRSQWACQDVKGMVELKADVIQSKIDELIQFRDSLQGLAKACCGGSESAEHCSILDALEANV, from the coding sequence ATGTATCGAATTGGCGAGTTAGCGAAGCAGTACCAGATCAACACCGATACGCTTCGTTACTACGAAAAAAATGGTTTGCTGGTGCCGAGCAGTCGCAGCGACAGTGGTTATCGTTCTTACAATGAAGAGGACGCTAAACAGCTGCGTTTTATCCTTCGTGCTAAGTCGGTCGGATTTTCTTTAACCGAGATCCAAGAATTGATAAATATTGACCACAACCGCTCGCAGTGGGCTTGTCAGGATGTGAAAGGGATGGTCGAATTGAAGGCCGATGTTATTCAATCCAAGATTGATGAATTGATTCAATTTAGAGACTCGCTGCAGGGATTAGCTAAGGCTTGTTGTGGTGGTTCAGAGAGTGCTGAGCACTGCTCTATTCTTGATGCCTTGGAGGCAAACGTATGA